A region of the Streptomyces durocortorensis genome:
TGCGCTGGTCCCAACTGCGCGAGGACCCGAGGATCGCCGTGGTCGTCGACGACGGCGAGGGCTACGAGGAGCTGCGCGGCGTGGAGCTGGCCGGCCGGGCGGAGTTCGTGGGCGAGGCCCCCCGCACGGGCGAGCCGTGCCCCGAACTCGACGTAGCGGAACGACTGTTCCCCGCGAAGTACTTCGGCATGACAGAGATGCCGCACGACGGGCGGCACGCCTGGCTGCGGCTCACTCCGGAGAAAGTGACCTCCTGGGACTTCCGCAAGCTCGCCGGTCTCGTCTGACGGTCGCACCGCCCGTCACCGGTCGACCGACGTCACGGCCGGTCACTCCCCCGCGGCCCCGGCCGTCACACCCGCGCCCGCCGCCCGCAGCGCCGCCACCGCCGCACGGATCGACGGGCGGCGGTCGGCATCGGTGCGCCACACCGCGTGGACGTGCCGCCGCACGCTCTGCCGCACCGGCACCAGGCGCACCCCGTCGGGGACCGGCCCCCGCCCCAGCCGGGGAGTCACGCAGACGCCGAATCCTGCCGCGATCAGGGCGAGTTGGGTGTGGTGTTCACCGGCCAGGTGAGTGATGCGCGGTTCGATGCCCCGGGAGCGCAGGGTGAACATCAGCCACTCGTAACAGAATTCACCCTCCGGCCAGGACACCCACTCGTCGTCCGCGAAGTCCTCCAGCTCCACCTCGGACCGGTCGGCCAGCTGATGCCCCGCCGGCATGGCGATGTCCGGTGCGTCGTCGAGCAGTTCGACCTTGGTGAGGCCGCCCGGCACGGGCAGTCGCTTGTTGCTCCAGTCGAGGACGACGGCCACGTCGGCATCGCCCCGGAGGACCGCGAGGATGCCCTGCTCCGGCTCCAGCTCCCAGGTGCGGACGGTGAGGTCGGGGTGGTCCGCCCGCAGGGTGGTGAGCGCCGCGGGGAACAGTCCGCGGGCCGCGGTGGGGAAGGCGCTGATCCTGACCTCGCCGACGACCTCGCCCCGTTGGGCCTCGATGTCGGCCTGGGCCAGTTCGACCTGGGACAGGATCCGTGCGGCGTGCCCGGCCAGCAGACGGCCCGCGTCGGTGAGGCGGACCCCCCGGCCGTGCTTGGCCAGCAACTGCTGGCCCACCTCGCGCTCCAGCTTGGCCATCTGCTGCGAGACCGCCGACGTCGTGACGTGCAGCCCGTCGGCCGCCCGGCTCACCGATCCGTGCCGGGCGAGGGCATCCAGCGTCCGCAGCCGCTCAAGATTCAACACGTGAGCGATGCTAAGGGCTGTCCCGTCATCCCTGGCGGGTCAGCGCGCGGCGTCAGATGCGGTGCATCGCAAGGCGCCGGAGAGTCCTCACAGCAGAGCCACCCGGCTTTTCGACTACGCCGCACGCTGATCCACCAGGCATTCGGGACAGCCCCGAGGAGGTCAGGCTGTGGACCCTCACCCGTAGCTGACCGGCCGCGCCGGGCCCGCCGCGGCCGCAACCGCGTCCGCCAGCGGCCCGATGTCCGCCGCGGTCAGCGGGGAGACGGTGAGCCGCACCGCCTGGGGCGCGGCCATCCGGAAGCGGGCGCCCGGGGCCACGGCCCAGCCGGCGTGGAGCAGCCGGGTCACCGCCCCGGTCTCGTCGCTGACCGGCACCCACACGTTCATGCCGCTGCGGCCGTACGCGGTCACCCCGCGCTCCGCCAGCGCACGCACGAGCGCCTCCCGGCGGTCGCCGTAGGACCGGGCGACCGCCCGGGCGTCGACGGCGTCCGAGGTCCACAGATGGAGCACGGCGCGTTGCAGCAGCCGGCTGACCCAGCCGGGGCCCAGCCGCTGGCGCCCCCTGACCCGGTCGACCGTGAGCGCGTCCCCGGTGAGCACGGCCACCCGCAGGTCCGGGCCGTACGCCTTGGCCACCGACCGGACGAACGCCCAGTGGTCCGTGACGCCCGCCAGCGGATGGAGCGGCAGGTCGACGATGGCATGGCCGTGGTCGTCCTCGATCAGCAGCACGTCCGGGTGGCGGGCGAGGACCGCCCGCAGCTCCCGGGCCCGCGCCGCGTCCAGCGAGGCACCGGTCGGGTTCTGCGCCCGGTCGGTGACGACGAGCGCCCGCGCCCCGGCCCGCAGCGCCCGCTCCACATCCGCGGCCAGCGGACCTGCGTCGTCCACGCCGACCGGCACGGCGCGCAGCCCGAGCGCCGGTACGAGGTCGAGGACACTGCCCCACCCGGGGTCCTCCACCGCCACCGCGTCACCCGGCCTGAGGTGCGCCGCGAGGACCCGCTCGATCGCGTCGAGGGCCCCGGACGTCACGGCCAGCGGCCCGGCGGGCACCCCGTCGGCATCAAGCGCAGCGCGCGCGTACGCGGCGAACTCCGGGACCACCGCGGCCTGCCCGTACAGCCCGTGGGACTCCGCGTCGGCCGCGGCCGCGACCGCGAACGCCGGGCCGAGGCCGGGCAGGAGCGCCGGATCGGGGTTGCCCTTACCCAGGTCCCGGACGCCCGGCGGCGCCTCGATCCGCAGGGAGCCGCGTGAGGTGCTGGCGGGGGCGGACCGCACCCGGCTGCCCCGGCGACCCGCCGTCTCGATCACCCCGCGCTCGCGCAGCGTCCGGTAGGCGGCGGCCACGGTGTTCGGGTTGACCTCCAGCCGGGTCGCCAACTCCCGCAGGGGAGGCAGCACATGACCCGGCGGAAGGTCCCCGGAGCCGACCCCGCGCTCCACACTGGCGGCAATCTCGGATGCACGCCGCCCACTGATCCGATACTCTCCTAGCACAAACAACATTATGCACTAGTGCAATAGGAGTCCGCAATGCAGCACACCGCGACGCCCGACCGTACGGGCTCCGGAACCGCCGCGTCCTATGTCCCCACCGACCGGACTGTTCCCACCCGCGCCAAGCAGCGCGCCTCCTACGACCGCGAGCTGGTCCACTCGATCCTCGACGAGACCTACCTCTGCCATCTGGGATTCCTGCGCGACGGCGCGCCGGTCGTACTGCCGACGCTCTACGGCCGGATCGGCGAGCGGCTGTACGTCCACGGCTCGACGGGCTCGCGGCCGCTGCGGTCGGCGAAGAGCGCCGATCCGGGCCTGCCGGTCTGCCTGACCGTCACCCACGTCGACGCCCTGGTGCTGGCCCGGTCGGCCTTCCACCACTCGATCAACTACCGCTCGGTGGTGGTCCACGGCAACGCCGTGACGGTCACCGACCCCGAGGAGCGGCGGCTCGCCCTGGACGCGATCGTGGACCAGGTCGTGCCGGGCCGCTCCCGGGACTCCCGGCCGGCCGACGCCAAGGAGCTCGCCGCGACGGCGGTGATCCGGCTGGATCTCGACGAGGTGTCCGCGAAGGTCCGCACCGGCGGCCCCAACGACGAGCCCGAGGACCTCGGCCTCCCCCACTGGACCGGCATCGTGCCGCTCACCCGGGGTTACGCGGAGCCGGTCCCGGCCGACGACCTGGACCCGGCCATCGGCATACCGGACTACCTGTCCGCACTGTAGGGGCCGCCGTACCGCTACACCGCCACGGCCTCCCTCCGGCGGGTGGCCGAGGCCGTGCGCGCCTCGGCCAGGGCCAGTCCGGCCACGGCGGTCAGCAGGAGCAGCGTGCCGACGACCGTGGCCGCCGTCAGCCGCTCCCGCAGGACGGTCACCGCGATGACGGCCGCGCTCACCGGCTCCAGGAGCATGATCACGGAGACGGTCGCCGAGCGGACGGCGGCGGCGCCCGCGAAGTACAGCGCGTAGGCGAGCGCGGTGGGGACCGCCGCGACGTAGACCAGCAGCCACAGCACCTGCCCGGTCTCGGCGGTGTGCGGCACGAGGCCTTCGGCCAGCGCCAAGGGCAGCAACCCCGCCGCTCCGATGCCGAACGCCCACGCGCTGGTGGTCAGCGCGTCACCGCCGCCGCCGTCCCGCCCGAGCCAACGGGTGAGCAAGGTGATCGCCGCGTACCCGGAGGCCGACAGCAGCGCGAGCAGCACCCCTGCGGGCACCACGTCACCGCCCTCGCCGCCCAGGACGAGCACGACGAGACCGGCAAGCGCACCGGCAACGGCGGCCAGGCCGCCCGCGCCGAGGCGTTCGCCCAGCAGCAGCCGGGCACCGAGGGCGATCAGGACGGGCCCGGCGCCGAGCGTGACGACGGTCCCGACGGCCAGCCCGGTGACCTCGACGGCCGCGAAGTACGCGCTCTGGAACAGGGTGAGGCCGACGCCGGTGCCGATGATGCGCAGCAGACGGCGACGCCGGGGTTCGGGCTGCCGGGGCAGGCGGCGGGGACGCAGCGCGAGCGCCCCGGCGAGCAGGACGAGGCCGCCCGCACAGCGCCAGAAGGACAGGGCGAGCGGACCGAGATCGCTGACCCGGAAGATCAGCGACGCGGCCGCACCGGCGGTGCCCCAGGCGACTCCGGCGACGACGAGATACAACAGGCTCCGCCCGACGGGCAGCCCGGATACAGAGGTGGGCATGTGACTTCTCCACAGAGGACTCCTCCGGAGGAGGACAGGGTGGTGGTCGCTGGGCTCCGCACGCGGGCAGCGACGGACCGCTCGGGGAGTGCCCGAGCCCGGTCTTCGTCAGGAGAGGCCGCGCGCGCTAGGCGACAGGCGGCGGCAGCACAGTCAGATGCATGATCGTCACACTAGTGCGTGCTCCGTCCGGCGGACAACTCCTCCTCGGCGGCACCGGCCACGACGCCCGGCCCCGCCCCCACGCCCTCGGCGACGGGACCCGACGGGGGCTTCGGCGCGGACGACTGGGCGATGAACGCACCGGTCAGCACCACGAACCCGCCGATGAGCTGGGGCGCGGAGAGGTGCTCGCCGAGCAGCACCCAGGCGAGCCCGGTCGCGATGACCGCTTCCAGACAGGCGACCACCCCGGCCACCTGCGGCGAGAGCAGCCGGACGGAGACGACCCCGGTGCCGTACGCGACGACGGTGGCGACCAGCACGATCCAGCCGATCAGCGCCCAGGCGGGAACCTCGTTGCCGTTCATCCCGGCGCTGCCGCCGAGGAGCGACCAGTCCATGGCCCAGGGGCGTGCGACGACGGTGAGGACGAGGGTGCCGACGATCAGCCCGTACGCGATGACGCCGACCGGATGGGGAGGCTCGGCGCGCCCGCCGTCACCACCCTCGCCGGATCTCCTGCGGTCGTCCTGCCGCCCGCCGTGGTCCGAGAGCACGAAGTAGCCGACCTGACAGCAGGCCGCGCCCAGGGCGAGGAGCAGCCCGAGGAGGTCGAAGCCGAGCCCGGCCCACACCTCGACGACACACGCGAGGCCGCCGACCGCCAGCACCACCCCGACCGCGGCGGCCCGGGTGACCGGCCTGCGCTGGACGAAGCGGACCCAGCCGAGGACCAGCGCGGGCGCCAGATATTCGACCAGCAGCGCCACCCCGACCGGGATGCGGGAGATCGAGGCGAAGTAGAAGGCCTGGACCCCGGCCACCGCGAACAGTCCGAACCCGGCCAGCAGGGCGGGACGTTCACGTACGAGATTCCGGTGGCGCCAGGCGACCGGCAGCATGACGAGAGCGGCCCCGGCGACCCGTAGCCACACCACGTGGAGCGGGTCGAGCCCGGCTTCGATCAGCGGCTTGGCCGCCACTCCCGAACCGCCGAACGCGAAGGCCGAAACCAGGGCGAGCCCCAGGCCGGCCCCCCTGCCCTGAAACCCCGAAGATCCCGAAGACGCGTGCATCGGCACATCATGACAGCAGTCGACAGGACCGTCACCCCGGTGACACCTGTCGAGACGGCACGCCGTCCGACAGGTGAGGACCACCCGTCACACCGTGCGCGACGCCTCGTCCGTACGCTGCGCCGCGCGGCCCGCCAGCCGGGCGGCGTCCACGCCCGCACGGGCCAGCACCTCCACCGCACGGCACTCGGCGTCGGCGGCCAGGGCGGCGAGGAGGTCGAGGCCGGCGGCGTGCGGCGCGCCGCGCAGCCCGGCTCGGTGCAGCGCGCCCTCCATCGCGGTGTGGGCCGAGGGGGACCACCCCGCGGCGGCCGGGTCCCGTACCACCGGGACAGCGCCGGAGTCCTCGACGGACCCCTGCCAGCGGAGCCCGTAACCAATGCTGCGCTGGACGAGGTAGCCGAGGACCCTGGCCAGTTGCGGGCCTCCGTCGAACGCCTCGCGGACCTCGGGGTCAGCCTCGATCAGCGAGTGCAGGAGGTGGGCGGTGTCGATCTGCCGGTCCCCGTCGCGCAGCGCACGCCTGCGCGCGCCCGTGACCACCGATGCCAGTTCCACGGTGAGGCGGGCGTCGAAGTCTGCGGGGTTCGGTGCGGGCTGTTCAGGAATCCGCGGCGTCCGGTTTTGCACCCCTCCACCCCATCAGTCCGGAGACAGAGGGGCATCCCCGGAGCGACCCATTCACGCCTCCCACCGGAGTTGGGCACAGTGGAGCGACCCCTCATCCTTGTGGATGAGATCGTGCCGCGGCGCACAACCATTGCGCTGCGGGGGCGCGCGCCGCCTTGCCTTGTGCGCCCCCTGGGCAACCGCCGACCCCCGCGGGCACGTCCCTCAGGCCGAGCGCGCACGACGGGGGCAGGAGGGGAGGAACAGGTGTTCTGGCTGGTCGCACTGCTCGCCCAGGACGGACTGCAGTACGTCTACCGGGTGTACGCACCGGACGACGCCCTGCCCGCCGACCTGTTCTGGGCCGCCTTCCACTGCCACGACGAGGGCCCGCACCCGCGCGCATCGGACCGCTTCGACGCGGCGGCGATCTGGCAGAACCGCCAGCCCCAGCAGACATGACAGTTCATCAGTATTGAATGTTGTCGCGGCTGCCGCTACGTTCCGCAACACCGTAACCGGACCAACCAGGGGTGGTCGCATGGCAGAAGTCAGCGCCGAGGCGCACATCGAGGCACCCGCCGAGAAGATCTGGGACCTGCTGACGGACTTCTCGTCGTACGGCGAGTGGAACGCCACCCACACCAGCTTCCCCAAGGGCGGCCCGGCCGAGCTGGAGCTCGCGGCCACCTACGAGGAGAACATGAAGCTCATGGGCTTCCCCGCCGAGGTCACCTGGACGGTCGGCGAGCTGGAGGCGGGCCGCCTGCTGGCGACGCGGGGCAAGGGCCCGATGGGGGTCAACCTGGCCATGCGGTACACCCTGACGCCCGACGGGGGCGCCACGACGGTACGCATCGAGGGGGAGTTCACCGGCGCGGCGGTCTCCCTCATGGGCGGCAAGCTCAAGGACTCCGCCACGGCGGCGCTCCAGGAGTCACTGCGCAAGCTCGGCGGCCTCGTCGCACCGTGACGCCCGCCTGCCCCGGAGGGCGAACCGGTCAGTGATCATCTCGACCGACCCGTCGAGGGTCACGTTCTGGGTGATCGCGAGGGTGCGCATGATGCTCTCCCGTCCTGACGGATGCCTGCGGTCTCTCCTCCTATAGACCGCGTCGGGCTCCAGGACTCATCGGCGTGCGGGGCCAGACACCCCGAATTGGCCTTGGCCCGTCGCCGCGCGGGCGACCTACGGTCGGCCCATGAGGATTCGTATCGTCGACGCGTTCACCGACCGCCCCTTCTCCGGCAACCCCGCGGGGGTCCTGCTGCTGGAGGCCGACTCCTTCCCGGACGCCGAGCGCCTCCAGGAGATCGCCGCCGAGGTCAATCTGTCCGAGACGGCCTTCGCCCACCCGCTGCCGCCCGGCGGCACGGCCGACTGGGCGCTGCGCTGGTTCACCCCGGTCACCGAGGTCGACATGTGCGGCCACGCGACGCTCGCCACCGCGCATGTCCTGCGCACCACAGGGCGGGCGACCGGCCCGGTACGTTTCGCCGCGCGCTGCGGGACCCTGACCGCGACAGCACGCCCGGACGGCGGGCTGACCCTCGACTTCCCCACCGCCCCGCTGACCGAGGAGCCGGTGCCCGCGGGGCTCGCCACCGCCCTGGGGGCAGAACCCCTCTCCGTGCACGACACCGGTCAGCACATCGGCGATCTGCTGGTGGAGCTCCGTGACGAGGCGACCGTACGGGCGCTCGCCCCGGACTTCGCCGCCCTCGCCGCCCACTCCCGGCGCGGGGTCGTCGCCACCGCGGCGGCCGACGACCCCGCCCGTGGCTACGACTACGTCTCGCGCTGCTTCTTCCCGGGCGTCGGCATCGACGAGGACCCGGTCACCGGCAGCGCCCACACCGCGCTGGCCCCCTTCTGGTCGGCCCGCCTCGGCCGCGACGAACTCACCGGCCTCCAGGCCTCCGCCCGTTCGGGGCTGGTCCGTACCGCGCTGCGCGGCGAACGCACCCTGCTGACCGGGACCGCGGTCACCGTCATCGACGGCGAACTGCTGACCGCCTTCTGAGGTTTCAGGGGCGGCACACCTCCTGCGCCGCCCCCGCTTCCTACGGCGTCGGCAGCCAGCCCACCCGTCCCGCGAGCAGCGCGTACCCGACGAACGCCCCGACATCAAGGAGCGTGTGCGCGACGACCAGCGGGCCCACCCGGCCCCAGCGCCGGTAGAGCAGCACGAAGACGACGCCCATCACCACGTTCCCGATGAACCCGCCGATGCCCTGGTAGAGGTGGTACGAGCCACGCAGTACGGAGCTGGCCACCAGCGACCGCGTCGGAGTCCAGCCCAACTGGTCGAGCCTGCGCAGCAGATACCCGACGACGATGACCTCCTCCACCACCGAGTTCTGCATCGCGGAGAGGATCAGCACGGGGAACTTCCACCAGACGTCGGGCAGGGACTCCGGGACGACGGTCAGGTTGAATCCGGTGGCCCTGGCCCCGAGGTAGAAGGCCAGACCGGCACTGCCGATCCCGGCGGCGATCAGCGTCCCGCGGCCGAGGTCGAACCAGGGCCTGGTGCGGTCGAAGCCGATGCTCCGCAGGCCCGCCCCTTCCCGGATCAGCAGGTGCGCCACCAGGGCGACAGGTACCAGAGCCGTTGCGATTCCGAACATTTGCCATGCCAGATCAAGCCATGGGCGGCCCGGAGCGTACGAGCTGTTGAGCGTCGCCGCCTGCTCCTTCAACCCCCCCGGTTTCGTCAGTGATCCGACAAAACTGATGAGGGCCGACACCGCACTGGCGCCCAACGAGAGCGCCAGGACCAGCACCGTCTCGGACCGCAAGATCCTTCGTGGCACGGCCTCTTGAGGAAAAGAATCAGCCACGCGGCCCGCCTCCACCGGTACACCTGCCTTCAGTTCTGCAATCGCGTCTCATCCCACCCACCGTCCCGCTAGGGTCTCGAATACAGGTACGAAGATCATGCGTGACAGGCCGGGGGACGACCACCATCGCTGATGGCGTGGTCCCCCTTTTCCTTGTTTCATCCTCAAGGAGGGGCACCACCGACATGGGACGTCATAGCTTGCCCGACGGCTACGAGGTGGAGGGCGACCGGGACCGGCCCGGCCCCCGGCGCCGACGTCGTACGGTCACCATCGCCACCCTGCTCGTCCTCGCCGTGGCGACGGGAACGGCGGTGGCGGCCAAGGGCGGCCTGTGGTCGTTCTCCGATTCCTGCGAGGACTCCGCCGTACAGCTGTCCCTGGCCGCGTCCCCGGACATCGCCCCCGCCGTACGCGCCATAGCCGAGCAGGCCCGCGCGGACGAGGTGAGATCCGACGGCCGCTGCCTCGCGGTCGAGGTGCTGACCCGCGAGTCCCACACGGTCACCGAGGCGCTCGCCGCGGGCGGCGAGCCACCCCGCTTCCAGGTCTGGCTGCCCGACTCGGAGCTCTGGCTGGAGAGGGCCAAGGGAACGGGCGAGGGCATCCCCCTCTCTCCCTTCGGCTCGGTGGCCTCCTCACCGGTGACCCTGGCCATGGTCCCGTCCGCCTCCAAGAAGCTGGGCTGGCCCGAGAAGACGTACTCCTGGGCCGAGTTGGTCGCCGCCACGCTGAAGTCGGACCGGGTGCGCCTCGGCTCGGCCGATCCGGCGCGCAGCGCCACCGGGCTGCTGGCGCTCACCAGCATCGGCGCCTCGTCGGCCCGGCAGAGCGGGGAGAGCGACACCCGGGTCGCCGAAACCGCGAAGGTGCTGGCCGAGCGGATGTCGGACAGCGACGCGCGTGTACTGGAGACCCTGGCGCGGAACACGTCAGACGCCGAGGAGGGCAACCCCAAGCGGAACCGGGCGGTACTGATCTCCGAGCAGGCGGCCTTCACCCACAACGCGGAGGCGGCGGCCGGGGGCAAGCTCGACCTCTTCTACCCCGAGGACGGCACTCCGCTGCTCGACTACCCGTACACCCTGGTCGACGAGAATCGGCTGACCACCCCGGAGTCCCGTGCGGCCCTGCGCTTCATGACCCTGCTCAACGGCCGGGACGCCCACGACACGTTCGCCCGGTACGGGTTCCGGACCGGCAACGGCAACGCACAGGACTCCCTCGTCGTCTCGGCGGGCGGCCGGTCGCCCCAGCCGTACGCCGCATCGGCCGCCGAGGCGCCGTCCGCGAAGCAGCTCCAGGAGACGCTGGGGATGTGGACGATCACCGTGCAGAGCGCCCGGCTGACGACGGTCGTCGACGCCTCCGGTTCCATGGCGACGCTCGTGCCGGGGCGCGGCCAGTCCCGGATGGACGTCACCAAGGAGTCGCTGATCCAGGCGCTCGGCCAGTTCACCCCGGACGACGAGATCGGGCTGTGGGAGTTCGCCACCACACTGGACGGCGAGAAGGACTACCGGCGGCTCATGCCGACGAGGCGTCTCGGCGACCCGGCCGCGGGCGGCGGGACCCACGGGGAGAAGCTGACGGCCGCGTTCGCCGGGCTCCAGCCGGTACCGGGCGGGGCGACCGGGCTGTACGACACGACGCTGGCCTCCTACCAGGCGGCCCGGTCGACCTTCGTGAAGGGCAAGTTCAACGCCCTGGTGATCCTCACCGACGGCTCCAACCAGGACGAGCGCGGCATCTCCCGCAGCGCGCTCATCGCCGAGCTGAAGGAGCTGTCCGACCCGGAGCGCCCCGTCCCGATCATCGCCATCGCGGTGGGCCCGGACGCCGACCGCGACGAGGTCGCCGAGATCGCGCGGGTCACCGGCGGCGACGGCTACGAGGTGAGCGACCCGGCGGAGATCCAGGCGGTGATCCTTCAGGCCATCATGGCGGCGGGACAGAACGGCCGCGCGACACAGGGGTGACGGCGACCGGGGCTCATCACCGCGCCGCGCAGCCGTCCCGAGCAGTCGTGCGGCGCGCGACGCGTCAGCCCCCTCACGGCGCCGGGAACCCCACCGGCCAGGTGTGCACCGGCTCCCCCGCGTGCATCAGCTCGGCATAGCGGCGGGTGGTGGCCGCGAGCGCCGCCTCCCTCCCGAGTCCGGCCTCCAGGGCCCGACGGTAGGTGGCGACCTGCCAGGAGGCCCCGTTGACGCGCCGTTTGCAGCGCTCCTCGATCACCCCGAGGTAGCGGTCCCGGTCCGCGGGCTCGATGTGCCAGGCGTCCAGCCCGGCGGCGGCCAGCGGCAGCAGCTCCTCCAGGACCAGCTGTACGGCGGGGATCCTGGTCAGTCCCCCGGAGCGGCCGGAGCGGGGCCAGATCATCTCTGCCTCGATGCCGTGACGGCAGGCCTCGGTGAAGTTCTCCTCGGCGGCCTCGAAGGGCAGTCTGCTCCAGACCGGCCGGGACTCCTCGGCGAGCGCCCGTACGAGCCCGTAGTAGAGCGCGGCGTTGGCGATCACGTCGGTGACGGTCGGCCCGGCGGGCAGCACCCGGTTCTCCACCCGCAGATGGGGCACGCCGTCGGCGATCCCGTACACCGGGCGGTTCCAGCGGTAGACGGTGCCGTTGTGCAGGACCAGCTCGGCCAGCTCGGGCACCCCGCCCTCGTCGAGGACCTTCAGGGGGTCCTCCTCGCCGCAGATCGGCAGCAGCGGCGGGAAGTAGCGCAGGTTCTCCTCGAAGAGCTCGTGGGCGGAGGTGATCCAGCGTTCCCCGAACCAGGTCCGCGGCCGCACCCCCTGGTTCGCCAGCTCAGGCGGCCGTACGTCGGTGGCCTGCTGGAACAGCGGCGGCCGGGACTCCCGCCACAGCTCCTTGCCGAACAGGAAGGGGGCGTTGGCGCCGAGCGCGATCTGGACGCCGGTGATCGCCTGGGCGGCGTTCCACACGTCGGCGAACCGGCCGGGCGTCACCTGGAGGTGCAGCTGC
Encoded here:
- a CDS encoding substrate-binding and VWA domain-containing protein, with the protein product MGRHSLPDGYEVEGDRDRPGPRRRRRTVTIATLLVLAVATGTAVAAKGGLWSFSDSCEDSAVQLSLAASPDIAPAVRAIAEQARADEVRSDGRCLAVEVLTRESHTVTEALAAGGEPPRFQVWLPDSELWLERAKGTGEGIPLSPFGSVASSPVTLAMVPSASKKLGWPEKTYSWAELVAATLKSDRVRLGSADPARSATGLLALTSIGASSARQSGESDTRVAETAKVLAERMSDSDARVLETLARNTSDAEEGNPKRNRAVLISEQAAFTHNAEAAAGGKLDLFYPEDGTPLLDYPYTLVDENRLTTPESRAALRFMTLLNGRDAHDTFARYGFRTGNGNAQDSLVVSAGGRSPQPYAASAAEAPSAKQLQETLGMWTITVQSARLTTVVDASGSMATLVPGRGQSRMDVTKESLIQALGQFTPDDEIGLWEFATTLDGEKDYRRLMPTRRLGDPAAGGGTHGEKLTAAFAGLQPVPGGATGLYDTTLASYQAARSTFVKGKFNALVILTDGSNQDERGISRSALIAELKELSDPERPVPIIAIAVGPDADRDEVAEIARVTGGDGYEVSDPAEIQAVILQAIMAAGQNGRATQG
- a CDS encoding glutamate--cysteine ligase → MGEKVAAGALDLSDRQEYRTKLNQCLEGLGRLLAERRFDRPRNLMGLEIELNLAGSDGMPRMMNQQVLQRIASRDFQTELGMFNLEVNIVPHRLGGRVFDQLSEELRTGLAYAHRKAGEVDAGIVMIGILPTLGEHDVVSANLSDVDRYTLLNDQMAAARGEDFALDIEGVERLVCTSPSIAPESACTSVQLHLQVTPGRFADVWNAAQAITGVQIALGANAPFLFGKELWRESRPPLFQQATDVRPPELANQGVRPRTWFGERWITSAHELFEENLRYFPPLLPICGEEDPLKVLDEGGVPELAELVLHNGTVYRWNRPVYGIADGVPHLRVENRVLPAGPTVTDVIANAALYYGLVRALAEESRPVWSRLPFEAAEENFTEACRHGIEAEMIWPRSGRSGGLTRIPAVQLVLEELLPLAAAGLDAWHIEPADRDRYLGVIEERCKRRVNGASWQVATYRRALEAGLGREAALAATTRRYAELMHAGEPVHTWPVGFPAP